The genome window CGCCGCTGTCGTTTGCCAGCTCTTCTTGGGTGGTGGCGGGTTGTTTGGGGGTAGTAGCGGGGTTGCTGTCCGGCTGGCCCTGGGGTTGCGGGGTGTTTTGGTCGTTAGCCATGATAGAGGAAGTAGGATGAAAGCTGATGGTTAGAGGTTTACCTTGCCGGTTTCGCCGCCCGATACGCCGGTGCCGGCACTGGCCGTATTACCGCCGACGTCGCCGTCCTGGGCGTTGCCGGGAGCGTCGTAGTTAGGAGCACCGGAGCGCACCCGGGCGCCGCTGATGGCTTGGCCGCCTTCGGTGCTGCCGCTGCCGGAGTTATCATCGGCGTTAAGGCCGGTATCGTGGCTGCCGGGAAAGATGCGGCCTTCGGGCTGGCTGTCGTTGGAGAGGGCGTCGGGCCGGTTCGGCAGGGAGCTAGCGTCCAGGGGTTCTTCGCGGGGAGTATCCATGAGGAAGGTGCGTAAAGGTGAAGGAAACGGGCGGGTGGGGCCCGGCTTTGGCTATACGCAAGCCCGGCGGCCGCGTTGGGAAGGAGGCAGCGGTAGTCCGGGCGTTTTTTACCAATTTGGGGGGATTTTACACCCTTATCCGTTTGTTACCTCGGCATGGCTGCCTCTTCTACCCCCGACTCTTTCCTGCAAAAACCAACCGAGGAGCTGCTTTTCCTGGTGCAGAACCCCGAGTTGTACCATCCTTCTTTGGTAGCCGAAGCCGGCCGGGAGCTGCGCCGCCGCGGGGCGAGCCTGCCGCCCCCCCCTACCCCGGAGGCCACTGCTGCCCCAGAGTCTGCCTACCCTGAGTCAGTGCCCGAAACCTCTGCCGGGGCCCGGTGGTGGCCGGCCGGCGTGCTGGCTGCCGCGGTGCTGGGGCTGGGCTGGTGGGGCCTGCACACTCCAACGAAACCTGCTACGCCGCCCGCATCGGTAGCAGCCAAAAAGGCCGAGCCCATTGTGTTGGAAGCCGTAAAAACCGAGCGCCTACCCGATTTCGAAGCCAAAACGGCTGCCCAAGTGGCGGAGCTGCGCCGCCTGCTCCCGGCCGCCGACCGCGCCGACACTACCGCCACCGGCCGCTACCTACGCATGGCCCGGCGCTACTGGCTGGCAGAAAACGCCGCGGCCCACCTCACCAGCCAAGCCCGCACCGGGGCCGTAACGGCCGTATTTCCTGGGCAGGTTGACCTCACGCTGGAGCGCATTACCTGGTTTATGCGGGCTAAGGCCTACAATCAGCACCTAACCGCTACCATGGAGGAGCGCCTGAACCTCATGCAGCAGGGCCTAACCCTGCGCCGTAGCTCCCTGCAGGTATTCAAGTCCCGCTACGAGGCTCAGATGCAGCTACTGGACCCGCAGGAGGAGAAGGTAAACCAGGAAGCCATTGGCCTGGCCGAGGAACTGCGCGGCCACTACCAACGCAAGCAGCCCCTGCGCGGCAACATCACGGAGCTGTAGGCGCGGGCGCAATCCTGTCAGGTGGGCGGGGGCTGGCAGGATTTATGACGCGCCAATGAGGCCGCGCCGGCGCTTTGTAGCGGGCGCGGCCTCGTTGTATTTCCTGCGTATGTCTGCCCCCGACCCCGCTGCCTTATTCGCCCAGAAGACGGACGCTGAGCTGCTTTACCTGGCCCAGCACGCCCACCAGTACCCGCCCGTGGTAGGCCAGGCCGCCGTGCGCGAGCTGCAACGGCGCGAACTGATTCCGGATGAGCTGCCCGCCGGCCCGGTGCCGCGCCCTGCCGAAGTGCCAGCACCCGAACCTAGCGCGGGCACCCTGGCCTGGCGCGCCTTGCGGGGCGTGAGCTGGCCCCGGCCCGGCTACCGAGTAACGCCCCTGCTGCTCTGGCTGAACGTGCTGGTGTACCTGGCCATGGTAGCCACCGGCGTACATGCCTGGCAGCCCGCCGGGGCCGACTTGGTGCGCTGGGGTTCCAACTTCTCGCCCCTAACCCCTACCCAGCCCTGGCGCCTGCTCACCAGCTGCTTTGTGCACGGGGGCGCCGCCCACCTTCTGCTGAATATGGCTTCCCTGGTGTTTCTGGGGTTGCTTGCCGAGGGTTTCGTGGGTGGGCGCCGCCTGGTGGTGGGCTACTTGCTGAGCGGGGTGGGCGGCAGCCTGCTGAGCTGGTACTGGCATTCTCAGGGCTTAAATTCCGTGGGGGCCTCGGGGGCTATTTTCGGGTGGTACGGCCTGCTGCTCGCTACCCTGGTGCGGCGCCCCGCTACCTTCACCCGGACCGGGCGCTACACCATGCTGCTGTTTGTTTTCTACCTGCTAGCCAGTAGCCTGGCCGGTGGCCTGCAAGCCCACACCACCGATAACGCCGCCCACGTAGGTGGCCTGCTTACCGGCAGCCTGTTGGGTTTACTGGCTTCCCCATCCGCATCTTCCCGGCAGAATATGGAGTAGCGTATGGAAATTAGACTAGCGTAACCCGCTACTATACTATTGATTCTTTTAAATTGCCAGTATTCCCTTTCATTCACCTCACTTGTTGCCCTTATGCGCCATCTGCTACGCTCTTTTTTGGCCGGAATAGGCCTGCTGACCACCAGCTCGGCAGCGCTGGCGCAGTCGCCCGCGCCGGTTCCTAACGGAAACCTAGACACTTGGGAAATTCGCAACGCAGCCCAGCGCGAGGTACCCCGGAGCTGGGTTACGACCGAAGACATTCTGGAGCCGCTGGTGCAGCAGGTGCTCCCGAACGTCGGGTTTGTGGAGAAATCTACGACGGTGCGCCAGGGGACGTTTGCCGCCGAGCTAACGAACATCGACATAGGTAGCACTCGGCCGTTGGTAGTACCCGGGGTGCTGGTGACGGGCACGCCGCAGGGCTTTGGCACGCCGTACACCTCGCGGCCCGCCCGCTTGCAGTTCTGGTACCGCCTCACGGGCCCCGATGCACGGGCCGATTCTGCCTTTGCCGGGGCTCTGCTAACACGTAACGTAAGCGGCACTACCCAGTTAATTGCCAGTAGTGAGCTCATCCTCCCGCCAGCGGCAGCTTATACCCTCGTCAGTCAGCCCTTCGACTATACCCCGCTTGGCATCTCCCCCGATTCCATGCTGATAGAAATTGACTCTGGCATTGCGGACGAGCTGCACGAAGGCACTGTCCTCCTAGTCGACGATATTCAACTGACTGGTAGCATTACGGCTACCCGCAACCCGGTCACCGAATCGGTGCTGCAGGTGTACCCCAACCCCAGCACCACCGGCGAGTTTTCCTTGGCCTCACTAACCGATGCCGCGCTTTCCACGGCGCCCTTCACGGTTACGGACGCCACGGGCCGCGTGGTGCTGCGCCAGGGCAAGGCTCCGCTGAGCGTCGCGCGCGGCCGGCTGGTTGATTTGCGGGAGCAACGCAGCGGCGTGTATCTGCTGCAGCTGGAAACCCCCGACGGACTAGTGACGCGCAAGCTGGTGATACAGTAACTTTTGGGTGCTATAGATATACGGCCCCGCCGCTGGCTTTGCGCCGCGGCGGGGCTTTTTGTTGAACCGAAGCCCCGCCCTACCCCGCAAGGCACCGGTAACCTTTCGCATCTTTCTTAGATCAGCGCACGTTTTCGGGGCTCCCTACCTTTGCCGCTATGACTGAACCTGAGGAATCGGCTGAACTCTCTGGCGGCCCCAACCAACAGCCTTCGCGCTGGCGGCGGGTGGCGGCAGCAGTGGGGCGCGCCGCGCAGGCCCCCTTCAACGGAGCGGGCCTGCTCTACCGCATTGGTCAGGAGAATCTGCACTTTACGCTGCCAGTGCTCAACGGAGCTTTCGGCGACCAGCTAGCGGCCCGCCACGACCGCCGGGCTATTCAGATGAGCTTCCGCCGCCACGAGGCCGATATAGCCGTGGCGGACCTGCGGCTAGGGCCTGCCCCCGAGGGTAGGGGACGCAAAACGGTGGTCTTTCTGCACGGGCTGATGGGCGACGAAATCATCTGGCAAACCGGCGCCGGCCCGGAAGATGTGCGCTTCGGCCCCCGCCTGCAACAGGAGCTGGGCGCCAACTGCCTGTACGTGCGCTACAACTCCGGCCTGCACATTTCGGAAAACGGCCGTCGTCTGCATCAGCTCCTTACCGAGTTGGTCCAGACCTCCCCGGCAGCAGTCGGCGAACTGGTACTGATCGGCCACAGCATGGGCGGGCTGGTCATCCGCTCAGCGGGCTACTATGCCGCGCAGGAGCACTCCGTTGCCGCAGCTTCATCAGCCGCCCTTGAACCTGGGTTAGCCACCGGACCAGCAAGTAAGTGGCTGCCTTACCTGCACGACGTGTTCCTGCTGGGTGTGCCCAACGATGGCTCTTTTTTGGAGCAAAACAGCCACCTGACGGCCCTGATTCTGCGCAAAATTAATATCTGGCCGACCCGCGCTATTAGTGGGCTGATTGACAAGCGTAGCAACGGCATCAAGGACCTGCGCTTCGCTCGCCTGACCGACGAGGACTGGCAGAACGAGCACGCCGACGATCTGTTTCCGCCCCGCACGGTGGTGCCGCCCCTGCCCGGGGTGCGCTACCACGTGCTGGTGGGCTCCCTCATGAAAACCGTTGATTCGGCCCTGCACGACTACTTCGGCGACGGACTGGTAGGAGCCGGCAGTGCCCGCGGCCGCATCTTCCGCGACCCCGCCGCTCCGCCCGATTTGCGAATCACCACCCGCGTATATCCGCGGTTGCACCACGGTACCCTGCTCAGCAATCCGGAAGTCTATCAGTATATCCGGGAGCAGCTAGCGGAGTAACCTGGTTCAGGGCCAGCCGCTAACCTCCACGGGCTACCAGCGGTAGGCGGCACCGTGCGACTAAAGGTGCAAAGACTATCCGCTGAGAGGCGACCTGGCCAGTGAAAACACAGCCATCAAGCGGGTAAAAAGCACTGCCATTGCGTCGTGTCCTAAACGTGTCGCGCATCAAACCCAGACGAAGGACTCAGCACACTGCAACAGGACGTTGTCACGACCATTATTCTCAGGTGATAAGTTCTTCGTTTGGGCTTGATGCGCGATTCTGCTCCGGGTGACCGAAGGAGTAAAAGCAGACTACCCTACTACCAGCTCCGTAAAGCTGGCGCCTATTACCACGCCGGGCAAAGTGAGGCCGGTTTCGGTGGTTACCTCGGCAGCTTCAGCGGGCTGCCCGTCGGTGCTGAAGGCGGCGGCGGCAAAGGGCAGCCCGTGCAGCACTACGCGGTAGGTGGCCCAGGTGGGCTGGAAGTCGCCTTCGATGGTTTGTTGCAGGAGCAGGCCTTTCTCCGAGCCTGTTACGGTGAAACGACGCGTGGTGCTCTGGCCTTGCTGGTAGCCGTAGCCTTCGCCCCCGTCTTCGTAGAGGACGCTGGTCTCCGAGCCCTGCTTGTAATACACGTGCAGGGTGACTTCTTCCACCGTTTTCTCGCCTACGTACTGCATCAGCGGGTACATGGGCACCACGGCCCCGGCCTTAATGAAGAGTGGAATGCGGGTCAGGTCGGCAGCGGCCCACACTTCGGCACCACCGGCTTTGGCCTCATCAGTCCAGTAGTAGAACCAGTTGCCGCGGGGCAGGTACATCCAGCGGCCATCGGCGCCGGGCTGGGTGATGGGGCACACCAGCAGGTGGTCGCCGAGGCTGAACTCGGCCATGCGCAGGTAGGTATCGGTGTCGGCTTGGTCAAGGAAAGCCAGGGGGCGCAGCATGGGCGTGCCCTGCTGGTTGTACTGCCAGAACGTGGTGTACATGTAGGGCAGCAAGCGGTAGCGCAACTCGATGAAGCCCTTCGCTAGCTCAGCAAAGTTTTCCCCAAACGACCAGGGTTCCTGGTCGCCGTGGTCGCCGGAGCTGTGGGTGCGAAAGAAGGGATGAAAGGCCCCCAGCGCCACCCAGCGCACGTACAGCTCGCCGTCGGGCGTGTCAATGAAGCCCCCAATATCAGAGCCCACAAACGAGAAACCCGAGATGCTCAGGCGCTGGCACTGAATGTTGGCCAGCCACAGGTGTTCCCAGGACGCGATGTTGTCGCCGGTCCAGCCGGAGGAGTAGCGCTGCCCGCCGGCGTAGGTGCTGCGCGTGATGGTGAAGGGCCGGTTGGGGTAGGCAAACTGCTTCACGCCGTCGTTGGTGGCGCGGGCCATTTGCATGCCGTAGATGTTGTGGGCCTTGCGGTGAGAGGCGGGGTAGCCTTCGTAGCCAAAGCGCACGTCGTCGGGGAAGGTGCCTTTCTCGAACACGGCGGGCTCGTTCATATCATTCCACACGCCCTTCACGCCCGTTTCCTGGATGAGGCCCTTGAACAGCCCGGCCCACCACTCGCGCACCTCAGGGCGGGTGTAGTCGGGGAAGTTGCAGAGGCCGGGCCATACGGAGCCCTTCATCAGCGGCCCATCGGCGCGGCGACAGAAGTAGTCGTTCTTTAGCCCCTCCTGGTACACCGAGTAGTCGGGGTCAATCTTGATGCCGGGGTCGATGATGACAATGGTTTTGAAGCCATCTTCGGCCAGCTCCCGCACCATGCGCTGGGGCTCCGGGAAGTGGGTCGGGCTCCAGGTAAAGCACCGGTAGCCGTCCATGTAGTCGATGTCCAGATACAGCGCGTCGCAGGGAATTTTTCGGTCGCGGAAGCCCTGGGCAATGGCTTTCACGTTGCTCTCGGGGAAGTAGCTCCACTTGCACTGGTGGTAGCCCAGGGCCCACAGCGGGGGCAGCTCGGGCGGGCTAGTCAGGCGGGTGTACTCCTGGGTTACTTCCAGCAGGCTGGGGCCGTAGATGAAGTAATAGTTCATCTCGCCGCCCTGGGCCCAGAACGAGGACACGTCGGCCCGCTCGGCGGCAAAGTCGAAGCTGGCCTTAAAGGAGTTATCGAAGAAGATGCCGTGGGCAATTTTCTGGTGCAGACCCAGGAAGAAGGGAATGTTCTTGTAGAGCGGGTCGGAGCCTTTCTGGTAGCCGTAGGTATCGGTGCCCCAGTTGGTGAACTGCTTGCCGCGCAGGTTCATGTTGTCGGGCTTGTCGCCGAGGCCGTAGTAGTGGGCCCCGCCCTGCACCAGCTTGCTCATCTTCACGATGTCGTTGCCGGTTTCGTACTCGTACTCCCAGTGGAAGCCCTTTTCGTCCTCGCTCAGTACCAGGCCCGAGCGGTTGAGCACCCGGGTGCGCAGGTTTTCCTTATCGACGACGCAAATCAGGCGGTCGGTGGTAATGCGGTAGTGGTCGGGCTTCTCCCGGAACTCCAGAAACTCTAGGTCCTGGCGGGCGGGCACTCCTGCGGGGAAGGCATAACTGAAATCGGGCCCGAAGCCGGCCTCGGTGGCGTAGCGGAAACGCAGGACCTTATCGGTAATTACTTGCAGGCTGAGCTGCACGCCATTGTCGCAGCGGAAGATAAAGTCAGTGCCTTGCCGTTCGCCCTGCACTACCCGGCCGGGGTAGAACTCCTGCTTGGATTGGGCGGCCAGGTCATTGACCATGTAGTTGTTCTCCTGGATATTGTCGGCCATTACGGGGAGGTGTCGGAGGTAGTCAGAGGGTAAGAAGGCAGAAAAATTCCGGCCCGGCCGGAAGTGCCCGGTAGTAGCCCGCAAGGTAAAACTGATTCGGGCTACAACGGAGCAGCTTACGCGCTACTTTTTCAGAAACTGCCATTAGAAGCGGCGGCAGGCACTTTTTTCTCTACCTTGCCATACCTCATCCGTGCCAGCCGCTCATTTCCCCGCTCTATGATTCCTGCTCCATTTTCCGTGTTGTTGCTTGGCTGGAATGAGGCACCCGTGGCGGCCGGCCGGCCCGCCGTGCGGGCTCTTGTGCAAGAGTTGGCCGGGCGCCTGCCGCTTTCGGTAATGCTGCCCCACTTGCCCTACCCCCCGCTGGCTACCCCCGCCGCTACCCGCGTAACGGGCCTGGCCAACCTCACGCAGGCCGAAGCCCGCGCCCCCCGCCCCCACCCCGACGAGCGCCCCGGCGCCTGGCAGCGGCCGGCAGCTCCCTACCTCGGGACCAGCGAAACTGCGGGTGCAGCAACGCCTTTCTTGGCCGCTTCCGATGGTTCCTGGCAAGCGCCGGCAGCGCCTTATTTGGGCGCAACGCCCCCAACGGTAGCAGCTGAGGCAGCAGCCACGGCCCCAGTTGCCACAACCATTGCCGTGCTGCCCGACCTTGAACCCACTCCGCGCCCGCAGGACAGCGTCGTTTTTGCCGCTACGCCTACCCCGCCTCCCACCTCGGAAGCGCCAGAGCTATCGGAGCAGGAATTGCAGCTAAACCAGGACGAGTTTGCCGGCGCGGCTGCCGAGCCAGACGGAGCCGAAGCCGCGGCCTTGAGCCAGCCGGCCGACGACTTGGTGCCAGAGCCTACTCCCGCGCCAGCCACCGAAGTTCTGCCCCAGCTAGCCTCGCTGCCGGAAGCCTTGGCAGCCCTGGGCACCGATTCCGCCGCCCCCGCCGACTTTAACTTTCAGGTGATTCAGTACGCCCGCTTTGCTACGCGCCGAGCTCTGCTGGAAAACTTTTCCGTGATTTACGCCTCCGACTGGCCTACCTGGCTGGCCGCGCTGGAAATCCGTCAGCAAACGGGCCGGCCGCTGGTGTTGCACGTGCACAGCCTGGCCCAGGAGCGCGCTACCCCCGCCGACCGGGGCTGGGCCCTGGAACTGGAACGCCTAACCCTGCGGCGGGCCGATGTGGTACTGGCCGCCTCCGAGGAGGTAGCCGCCCTGCTGCGCACGCGCTACCCGGCCCTGGGTAGCCGCCTGCGAGTACTCGACCCCACGGATATTGAAACGCTTACTACCACCCTGCGCCAGCTAGAAAATGGCCTGCCCGGCCGCCAGCTTGCCGCACCTTTCTTTCCCCCTACTACATGAGTACCGACCCGCCCATCCGCCACGAATTCGATGCTCCTATGGAAATGGACGGCGCCGACAGCGGCGTTTTCCTGGTAGTTCCCTTCAGCGTACCTGAGGTATATGGCACCAAAGGCCCGCTGCCGGTGCGCGGCACCGTGGATGGCTTCCCCATCCGGCTGAACCTGGTGCCCATGGGCGACGGTCAGCACATGATTAGCATCCGCAAGGAAGTGCGCAACGCCATCAATAAAACCTGGACCGACACGGTGCACGTGGTGCTGGAGCGCGACAACGACTCCAGCGGCATTGAGCTGCCCGACGACCTCAAATACGCCCTGGAACGGGCCGGCCTGCAGGTCAGCTTCGACGCCCTACCCTACACCCAGCGCAAGGAACTGGCCCAGCGCGTAGCCCGCACCAAAAAGCCCGAAGCTCGCGCCCAGCGCATCGAGGACGCCCTAGAGCAGGCCCAGTCCGGCCGTAAAACCCGGCACTAGTTCTAGGTCTTTTCCCAACTTTCACTAAAAAGGCCAGTGGCTTCTTTCCTATGCAGGAAAGAAGCCACTGGCCTTTTTGCTCTATTAAGCGTTGACTACGACACGCGCGCCAGCACCAGGGCCGTGCGGTTCGTGACGTAGAGGCTGAGCTTATTGACGCCGTCTTCCTCGAAGGTTTCGTAGGTCAGGGCGGTGTCTATGCGCTGGAAGCCGCCGAAGTCGGCGTCGTCGGAGGT of Hymenobacter sublimis contains these proteins:
- a CDS encoding rhomboid family intramembrane serine protease, producing MSAPDPAALFAQKTDAELLYLAQHAHQYPPVVGQAAVRELQRRELIPDELPAGPVPRPAEVPAPEPSAGTLAWRALRGVSWPRPGYRVTPLLLWLNVLVYLAMVATGVHAWQPAGADLVRWGSNFSPLTPTQPWRLLTSCFVHGGAAHLLLNMASLVFLGLLAEGFVGGRRLVVGYLLSGVGGSLLSWYWHSQGLNSVGASGAIFGWYGLLLATLVRRPATFTRTGRYTMLLFVFYLLASSLAGGLQAHTTDNAAHVGGLLTGSLLGLLASPSASSRQNME
- a CDS encoding T9SS type A sorting domain-containing protein translates to MRHLLRSFLAGIGLLTTSSAALAQSPAPVPNGNLDTWEIRNAAQREVPRSWVTTEDILEPLVQQVLPNVGFVEKSTTVRQGTFAAELTNIDIGSTRPLVVPGVLVTGTPQGFGTPYTSRPARLQFWYRLTGPDARADSAFAGALLTRNVSGTTQLIASSELILPPAAAYTLVSQPFDYTPLGISPDSMLIEIDSGIADELHEGTVLLVDDIQLTGSITATRNPVTESVLQVYPNPSTTGEFSLASLTDAALSTAPFTVTDATGRVVLRQGKAPLSVARGRLVDLREQRSGVYLLQLETPDGLVTRKLVIQ
- a CDS encoding esterase/lipase family protein encodes the protein MTEPEESAELSGGPNQQPSRWRRVAAAVGRAAQAPFNGAGLLYRIGQENLHFTLPVLNGAFGDQLAARHDRRAIQMSFRRHEADIAVADLRLGPAPEGRGRKTVVFLHGLMGDEIIWQTGAGPEDVRFGPRLQQELGANCLYVRYNSGLHISENGRRLHQLLTELVQTSPAAVGELVLIGHSMGGLVIRSAGYYAAQEHSVAAASSAALEPGLATGPASKWLPYLHDVFLLGVPNDGSFLEQNSHLTALILRKINIWPTRAISGLIDKRSNGIKDLRFARLTDEDWQNEHADDLFPPRTVVPPLPGVRYHVLVGSLMKTVDSALHDYFGDGLVGAGSARGRIFRDPAAPPDLRITTRVYPRLHHGTLLSNPEVYQYIREQLAE
- a CDS encoding glycoside hydrolase family 31 protein codes for the protein MADNIQENNYMVNDLAAQSKQEFYPGRVVQGERQGTDFIFRCDNGVQLSLQVITDKVLRFRYATEAGFGPDFSYAFPAGVPARQDLEFLEFREKPDHYRITTDRLICVVDKENLRTRVLNRSGLVLSEDEKGFHWEYEYETGNDIVKMSKLVQGGAHYYGLGDKPDNMNLRGKQFTNWGTDTYGYQKGSDPLYKNIPFFLGLHQKIAHGIFFDNSFKASFDFAAERADVSSFWAQGGEMNYYFIYGPSLLEVTQEYTRLTSPPELPPLWALGYHQCKWSYFPESNVKAIAQGFRDRKIPCDALYLDIDYMDGYRCFTWSPTHFPEPQRMVRELAEDGFKTIVIIDPGIKIDPDYSVYQEGLKNDYFCRRADGPLMKGSVWPGLCNFPDYTRPEVREWWAGLFKGLIQETGVKGVWNDMNEPAVFEKGTFPDDVRFGYEGYPASHRKAHNIYGMQMARATNDGVKQFAYPNRPFTITRSTYAGGQRYSSGWTGDNIASWEHLWLANIQCQRLSISGFSFVGSDIGGFIDTPDGELYVRWVALGAFHPFFRTHSSGDHGDQEPWSFGENFAELAKGFIELRYRLLPYMYTTFWQYNQQGTPMLRPLAFLDQADTDTYLRMAEFSLGDHLLVCPITQPGADGRWMYLPRGNWFYYWTDEAKAGGAEVWAAADLTRIPLFIKAGAVVPMYPLMQYVGEKTVEEVTLHVYYKQGSETSVLYEDGGEGYGYQQGQSTTRRFTVTGSEKGLLLQQTIEGDFQPTWATYRVVLHGLPFAAAAFSTDGQPAEAAEVTTETGLTLPGVVIGASFTELVVG
- a CDS encoding glycosyltransferase, whose translation is MIPAPFSVLLLGWNEAPVAAGRPAVRALVQELAGRLPLSVMLPHLPYPPLATPAATRVTGLANLTQAEARAPRPHPDERPGAWQRPAAPYLGTSETAGAATPFLAASDGSWQAPAAPYLGATPPTVAAEAAATAPVATTIAVLPDLEPTPRPQDSVVFAATPTPPPTSEAPELSEQELQLNQDEFAGAAAEPDGAEAAALSQPADDLVPEPTPAPATEVLPQLASLPEALAALGTDSAAPADFNFQVIQYARFATRRALLENFSVIYASDWPTWLAALEIRQQTGRPLVLHVHSLAQERATPADRGWALELERLTLRRADVVLAASEEVAALLRTRYPALGSRLRVLDPTDIETLTTTLRQLENGLPGRQLAAPFFPPTT
- a CDS encoding YdeI/OmpD-associated family protein, encoding MSTDPPIRHEFDAPMEMDGADSGVFLVVPFSVPEVYGTKGPLPVRGTVDGFPIRLNLVPMGDGQHMISIRKEVRNAINKTWTDTVHVVLERDNDSSGIELPDDLKYALERAGLQVSFDALPYTQRKELAQRVARTKKPEARAQRIEDALEQAQSGRKTRH